Part of the Zingiber officinale cultivar Zhangliang chromosome 6A, Zo_v1.1, whole genome shotgun sequence genome, TCAGGTGAAATCTCAGGCTCTAGTTTCTGATCAGGCACAAATGTTCTTCCTGAGAGGGGAACGACCCCATTATGTCCATGGAAAAGCCTGAATGCATTGTCAAAATTTGGTCCATCTTCAAAGATTGGACCATGGCCTCATACCTAAATGAAACCAAGAGTATGTATGAGTTATTAATACATCTAATGAATATGTGAGCTATCCTGAAGTTCATAACAACTTACAGGGGTAGAAAAATTGACAGCTGAGAAGGAGAAGCTAGTAGGTTGATGGATGTTTCTCAAGAATGGACATCTCTGAATATCCTGGTTAGCAAAGGAAATATCAGAAGAGGACGATTCACTAGGTTTTCCCCTCAAACCAACCTCCATTACAATGCCTAGCAGTAGAAACAAAACCTACAATAAGAGGTGGATAAGTATGAAATATAGCTTCAAGAAGAAaccaggaaaaaaaaaatcctaattctGTTCAACTCAAAACAATCATACTTCTTAAGATATAAAATCGAATATGATCAAGCAACTCCTCATTGCAAATCTACGCTAGAACCGATAAATTGAAAGAGATAACAAATTGTTGTATGTAGTTAGATGGCATCAGTCGAAAAAAGTTCTTTTTTCCAACCAAAAGATTTGACTATGACATGGAGACAAGCAACACCATCTAACGAAATCATAATAAAGGCGGATCCAGCTTCCTCCTTAGAGGAACGATTAAATCATGCTTTTTTACATCTACGTCCGAACAACACATACACAAATCAATATCATGGAGAAAACCATAATTTTCGCAATTTCTTTTCTAATCGGAAAAAGAAGGAAAGAacgaaagaaagaaaaaacataCTTTAAAAGGGAAAtcaaggaaataagagaagagtACCTCACGCGACGAAGAACGTAGTGAGATCGCGAGAGGGAGAAGAGCGGCGAATCGTAATCCCAATTCCCAAATCGCGTGGCCGACACGACGAAGCCTCAAGCCCTTCCCAACTGCCCATTATTAGAGCCGCGGCCACGGGGCCGGACAAGTTGACAGCCTACCCGCGGTCATTGCTGACCCGGCGCTTGGAGAAGGATAATCAAACCTGGGCCCAGCCGATTTGATCAGATTCAACCGTCAGATATGGGTCGTCGGATGATGATGGACGGTCGTGTCCCGACGGCGGCCGCCTCGCTCGCCCTTGTCCGGGTCCCTCATGAATAATAGGGGCCACCTCTAATTATTAATCTCTAAGGCACTCCTAACTTTGTTTTTCACAATAATACACCCGTGAATTAACTCAGTGAAGGAAACAAACTGTCATCAAATTTCTGTTGTACAAAATATGGAACGCAGGTTCCTACCATCAAATTTCTGTTATACAAAAAAGCAAATATATATCATGAAGAATGGAGGACTAAAAACTCGGCACCGATTGGTAAATGATCGCTGGGATGGTGGTAGTTGGGCAACCCTCCAACGATGTCGGGCGAGTCGCGGCCTGGAACTTCTAATAGGCTTACTGGTTTCAGACGACAAGCTGAGAAAAAAATGTAATCCAGTGTTCCAGTGAAATCAGGGGTGCAGTTTGTAAACGGTGGCTCTCCCCCGTTTGTTGCATAAAGACTGCTCAATTTGATAGGGGCTGCTTCTGAAGCTGATACAATGTACTGATAGACCTGAAGGAAATCAAGAAAACGAGGATTGTACAGGCATACTTCAAATAGAAAACTGATCAAGGCATGGGAAAAGAAAACTTCATAAAGGCATTCATATCTTTGTACCGACCAATGATATCATATAACTAACTGGGTAGAGAAATTAGAATAAGCTACTGAGTTAGGCAAAGGAAGTATAATGAAAACTGACCTCATCTCCAGGAGTAGAATTGAAGTCACCAGCAACAAGCACTGAAGGGGTACAAGTGAACTTAGTTGAAACAAGCTCCTTAAACTGTGAAAGTCTTGATAGAAGATACTTAGCCTGTGCAAGCTTTACATCGATCCAGTTTGGATCCCTGCGAGTCccagatttaaattaaattaatcaagctTCTAGGCTCTGGCACAAGTAAACAATCTGTAAATAgtcattaataaaaaatattcaaaaaaaaaagatagcccggtgcacgaagctcccgtcatgtagggtcccggggaaggatccattgtacgcaaccttacattgctttttgcaagaggttgtttccaaaatttgaactcatgaccttttgatcacatggcaacaactttaccgttgcgcaaGGCTCCCctttaaaattgataaaattagcaaaaaaaaaaaaagagtaaaaaatGGGCAAATATGAAATTAATATAAAGACAATTGGCAATTATTAATGCATGTTGACTTCCATTACCAGTAAATATGAGTGTCTGCCACTACAATAATGTGGCCAGAAGGATCATTTAGCTTAAAAGCTGCTAATAATCCCACACAATCACGTTTTAATCTCACAAGCGGATCATTAGATTGCTGCTTCTCAGAATCTGTTGAAGTAGATTACCCAGTGATTCCAAAACTTATATTCAATTTGAAGAACACAAAAGAGCTAATGAACATAAGATAACATTGTGCACAAAGTGAACATCAATTCATAAGCATACCTTGTATTTGTGCATCCTTTTCTTCAAGATCCAATATTTTATTGTTCCTAATTGCACTAACCGTATTCGCACAATTGGCAAGATCATTGTAATCAATTTCCTCCATTTCAAGCAACTGTGCACTGAAGAAACAGTGGGTTGTTGCATTACTTGACCAAACaatataaaaacataaaacatGCAATAAAAATTTCAAGGAAGCTCTGACGTTAATTCCTTATTTTGACATAACTTTAAACATAACATTTTCTTGTATTTGCAGGATTTAGTAGGATTGACCAGGAAAGCTAGTAACTGGTTAAGAGTCTGACCAACTGGGTGTTGTGTATGAATCGGCAACATACTAAATAAGGACCAGATTAAGAGAGCACGCTAAATAACCAAAAAGAATTGTTGAGTGAATTATTTTGGTCTCCAGTATAATAGGGGAACTAGAACAAAGAGAactccattaaaaaaaaaaatagtaattagaAGGTACTTCTGAActccaaaaaaaaattacaaggtcTTTCTGAAGCATTACTTCCACATCAACAGACAATGGAAAACAATTGTGCAGAGTAACAATGCAGCCAAGAGTTGATAATACCTGCTTGGCTTGTAAAAGATTCCACATCCATCGCGTTTCTTCCCAACTCTTTTAATATAAAGGCTTGAATACCCAAGGCTCTCCATTTTGCTTTTGTAGAAGCTATTATACTCATCCAACTCCTATAATTACAGACAACAATGCATGATAAACTAGGGGGTCTGTGAAATTAGTAGTTGAAATTATCAAGTGGTGAAAAGAAAAGACAATTTAATCAGCATGCAAAGTGAAAGCAACAAATGAGACCAACATTATGTTCATCATCATCCTTGTTTGTCCCAACTATTTGGGTTTGGCTACATGAATCTTATTCCTCCATTGAACTTTATATAAAACTAAGATCACTAATAATATtacaattaataaaattattttttactatatgACTATTCTTTCAACCTTTCCTACTTTTTACAAGTTTTGACTCTTCTAATTATATAAACTATAGGTCATCTTTGAACATATCTATACCATCTTAATTTTTTCTCATTTTGACTCTATAGGTCCAGCTTCAGAGGAAGTGCTGGAATTTCATATTGGAAATATGTTTAGTTCCATATTAAATATTGTTATAGGGTGTTATAGTTGGTGCCTAAATCTGATTGTTCTCAATAACAATACCAAATTTCAGCACTCTCAACTCTATTCATAAAATAACATATTGGAAATGCAACAAATTGCAGTGCTTAAAGTGCTATTGGATAAGGGATCTCATGATCAATGATTCTAAAGACAGTTTTTTAATGATCAAGCCATACAAGATCAAAATAAAGGTGTGATGTCTTATTTTCGAAAGGAGACATAGAATGACTAGTAAATCACCTGTATACAGAAAAAATCAGCATTTAAGTTCTTCAAGTCAGTTAGAACAGATTCTGAACGTGCTTTCCACCTGTAACATTATCTGCTTATTAAGCAAACATCAGCTGGATGAAAGAGGAAAcatattgattgattgattgaaatTTAACACAGAACATTTACTGGAGACGGCCATCATATAATAGAGGTAAGTACAAAATTCACAAATTAAAGTATATAGGGATCATCACTTAAAGTTTGAATCATTACCCAAAGTTTATCCTCTTCTTCCAAATTCCTCCAAAGTTTCAAAATCATCAAAGTACCACAATAATTCTCAAACTAATATTATTTCACCCCAAGACATTAACACCATTATTTTAATCAACAGAGAAGTGACATGGCACATGGCATACCTGCCATGTCGTTCTTCCATTAAAATTAAGAGAGTTAATGATTATGTTTGTGATTAGATTTTGAGAACTCCAAAGGAATTTTGATGATTTTGGAACTCCCATACATTTCTAAAAAAAGGTAGAATTTGGAGGGGAAAAGAAAATTTTCCTATTATACAATATGATGAAAAAAATTGTAATGAAACAGGATTGTGCGTCCTGTTAAATAGTATAAAAATATTAGATGTCTTTCCCTGACTGAAGGattatgtctcttgtatttaagtTTTCTCTATAAGAACAAGGAGCACGTGGCATGACAAATGGAGGGGTCGTACTTCAGCTTCTCTAGGAACAAGGAATGGGTTTCATGATCAACCCATCAGGGAATGAGAATATCAttggattttttttcttaattatgtgctaatattaattaataatcagttttgcttaaaaataaaattgaactaGATAAAGTTAAACCCCAAGATCTTAACTCATCCGGTGTAATTGGATTGGGATATCATGGCATGATGGATGGTACCGAGCCATCACTAGCTGATGGTTTTGCCTTGCACCATTGATGGCTGATCACAGCACCGTAATGGCTGATCGTAAGTTGTCTGGACACACGGAGAAGAATCGGGACTGTGGAGTTGGGAGAGAGGAAGGAAAGTGATTATGATTTTGAGTGgatgaaaaataaggaaaaaaataatcCGCTAATGGAAttagaattcatctaattttaaattacGTAAATGAGGGAAAGTATCTCGACTCTTGTGCAATCCTCTTCCCTCTCAATGCATTGTGTTCAACCAATAGGTCATCAAAAAATAGATGAAAAGGAAGGCCAAGCCATAGAGagaatttaaagggatgagaaaTAATCAAATCATAGAAAACAGATTATGATTTTGTTTATGCAACTTTATTTCTTGTTCTAAAACTTAAATGATGGTCTTGGGTAGAGAAATTTTCACCTACAAATATTGCTTCAAAAAACAAGCATCATTCCAAGAATGTTTTGTTGACTGAAACATAAAGAATATCTACCAAATGAAAACATACATCACTAA contains:
- the LOC121996088 gene encoding carbon catabolite repressor protein 4 homolog 4-like isoform X2, which encodes MVYVKSSYFPHSPSSCLKWKARSESVLTDLKNLNADFFCIQELDEYNSFYKSKMESLGYSSLYIKRVGKKRDGCGIFYKPSSAQLLEMEEIDYNDLANCANTVSAIRNNKILDLEEKDAQIQDSEKQQSNDPLVRLKRDCVGLLAAFKLNDPSGHIIVVADTHIYWDPNWIDVKLAQAKYLLSRLSQFKELVSTKFTCTPSVLVAGDFNSTPGDEVYQYIVSASEAAPIKLSSLYATNGGEPPFTNCTPDFTGTLDYIFFSACRLKPVSLLEVPGRDSPDIVGGLPNYHHPSDHLPIGAEFLVLHSS
- the LOC121996088 gene encoding carbon catabolite repressor protein 4 homolog 4-like isoform X1, which produces MRIPSYLLRKPPFFASTLPWVCSNGVSTMAKPVCSKFVPLDNYEGVMNTSDGFKFSFISYNILAQVYVKSSYFPHSPSSCLKWKARSESVLTDLKNLNADFFCIQELDEYNSFYKSKMESLGYSSLYIKRVGKKRDGCGIFYKPSSAQLLEMEEIDYNDLANCANTVSAIRNNKILDLEEKDAQIQDSEKQQSNDPLVRLKRDCVGLLAAFKLNDPSGHIIVVADTHIYWDPNWIDVKLAQAKYLLSRLSQFKELVSTKFTCTPSVLVAGDFNSTPGDEVYQYIVSASEAAPIKLSSLYATNGGEPPFTNCTPDFTGTLDYIFFSACRLKPVSLLEVPGRDSPDIVGGLPNYHHPSDHLPIGAEFLVLHSS